One stretch of Chryseobacterium indologenes DNA includes these proteins:
- a CDS encoding tetratricopeptide repeat-containing sensor histidine kinase, which translates to MFRALLLIFLLPLNSMAQLQWTDSGYADSLQNVLNKRITNRVKAETNYLLCQYWSYRDTAKAKQFLLAGQKAAQGSTFLTALYYFYEGSLYHSLNPEKAAFDYLKSDSLLAKEAIPQASYFRAKALFNYALLYDDKDNTGAAVDIVLNKVIPIAKKTGDQTLLGENYMYAGQFFQGAGQYKVAAQYYIQAMQQLQTTYKKSVLFRVYIYAAQNYCLLKRMDDAKATLERAKGLLPLFTDTKMLAEYYEVEALYLWQGEKQFMRAHQSLDKGMAIAKKLDEEYIYNSLQFSKYNLYMAKGKNSKAIQTLNSLAKSELYLLKAENRKSVYNGLAQNYAAINNMDQAYRWQKKYAETSDSLAQKRLVKNINELEIKYRTTENQKRIFALEAEKKQAVLANKNNRLASGLLTTGCILLICIAAYSIILYRKNKKISAQQLKDIRQQQEIRLSQAMLQLQEEERSRMARDLHDGVGSMLAGIKINLSGIASEVDKPYTRCINDTMRQLDNSVVELRRIAHNLVPDVLLRYGLEVALQELVETLISPKTSIDLQCLNIRKNIAIGIQLSIYRIIQELLSNAVKHADASSILVQCSQNEHIFMIAVEDNGKGLDTEDPGISRGIGISNIKNRVAYLNGTISYSRGKDQTGTIVNIELYVTE; encoded by the coding sequence ATGTTTCGAGCTTTATTACTTATTTTCCTACTGCCGTTGAATAGCATGGCACAGTTGCAATGGACTGATTCGGGCTATGCCGATAGTTTGCAAAATGTATTGAACAAGCGCATTACGAATCGTGTAAAAGCGGAAACTAATTATCTGCTTTGCCAATATTGGTCATACCGCGATACCGCAAAAGCCAAACAGTTTTTACTGGCCGGTCAAAAAGCTGCCCAAGGATCTACATTCTTAACAGCACTTTATTATTTTTATGAAGGAAGCCTTTATCACAGCCTCAATCCTGAAAAAGCGGCTTTTGATTATTTAAAATCCGACTCGTTATTGGCGAAAGAAGCCATACCTCAAGCAAGCTATTTTAGGGCAAAAGCACTATTCAATTATGCATTGCTTTATGATGACAAAGATAATACGGGGGCTGCTGTAGATATTGTTTTGAACAAGGTTATACCCATAGCAAAAAAGACTGGAGATCAGACATTACTGGGAGAAAACTATATGTATGCCGGACAGTTTTTTCAAGGTGCCGGACAGTATAAAGTAGCAGCGCAGTACTATATTCAGGCAATGCAACAGCTTCAAACTACTTATAAGAAGTCGGTTCTTTTCAGGGTATATATATATGCCGCCCAAAATTACTGCTTGCTGAAAAGAATGGACGATGCAAAGGCTACTCTTGAAAGGGCAAAAGGACTGCTTCCGTTGTTTACCGATACTAAAATGTTGGCAGAATACTACGAGGTAGAAGCTCTGTATTTATGGCAAGGTGAAAAACAGTTCATGCGAGCTCACCAAAGTCTTGACAAAGGAATGGCAATAGCAAAAAAACTGGATGAAGAATACATCTATAACAGCCTGCAATTTTCAAAATACAATCTGTATATGGCCAAGGGCAAAAATAGCAAGGCCATCCAAACATTGAACAGCCTTGCAAAATCTGAATTATATCTGCTTAAAGCCGAAAACAGAAAATCCGTTTATAATGGCCTTGCCCAAAACTATGCTGCCATTAACAATATGGATCAGGCTTACCGATGGCAAAAAAAATATGCTGAAACCAGCGACAGTCTTGCTCAGAAAAGGTTGGTCAAAAATATTAATGAACTGGAAATAAAATACCGAACAACTGAAAACCAAAAACGTATATTTGCTCTGGAAGCCGAAAAAAAGCAGGCGGTACTTGCCAATAAAAATAATCGGCTTGCTAGCGGGTTGCTTACCACAGGCTGCATTTTGCTTATTTGTATTGCAGCCTACTCTATAATTTTGTATCGCAAAAACAAAAAAATATCGGCACAACAATTAAAGGATATTCGACAGCAACAGGAAATAAGATTATCTCAGGCCATGTTGCAATTGCAGGAAGAAGAGCGAAGTCGTATGGCGCGCGATTTACACGATGGCGTAGGCAGCATGCTTGCGGGAATTAAAATAAATCTTTCGGGTATTGCATCAGAAGTGGATAAACCTTATACCCGGTGCATCAATGATACGATGCGCCAGTTGGATAATTCCGTAGTAGAACTACGCCGCATTGCGCACAATTTGGTACCGGATGTATTGCTACGCTACGGATTGGAAGTGGCTTTACAAGAATTGGTAGAAACCCTTATCTCTCCAAAAACCTCCATTGATTTACAGTGCCTTAATATACGGAAGAATATAGCTATTGGAATTCAGCTTTCCATCTACCGGATTATACAGGAGCTACTCTCCAACGCTGTTAAACACGCTGATGCAAGTAGTATACTGGTGCAATGTAGCCAGAATGAGCATATCTTTATGATTGCTGTGGAAGATAATGGAAAAGGACTTGATACCGAAGACCCAGGGATATCCAGGGGTATCGGTATTTCTAATATTAAAAACAGGGTAGCTTACCTGAACGGCACCATCAGCTACTCTCGTGGAAAAGACCAAACAGGAACCATTGTAAATATTGAACTGTATGTTACAGAATAA
- a CDS encoding TetR/AcrR family transcriptional regulator, translated as MDTKEKIVLVSYQLFINKGFHNTSMQQLVEASGFSKGAFYHHFKNKNDLYKEVIDHYFLQFYRSVDWNSYAKAEMTLKNIEEKIQEFYLGFIPQILSITENGMSAYYIMYFEAFTLLPHFKEEIKKFYTHLEYLLTHAKDNIEKSKKIATQIIAKYEGILFLLAINPATNIQTLLKQIK; from the coding sequence ATGGATACAAAGGAAAAAATAGTATTAGTCTCTTATCAGCTGTTTATCAATAAAGGATTTCATAATACCTCCATGCAGCAGCTGGTAGAAGCATCAGGATTCTCTAAAGGAGCATTTTATCATCATTTTAAAAATAAGAATGATCTTTACAAAGAGGTTATTGATCATTATTTCCTGCAGTTTTACCGTTCTGTTGATTGGAATAGTTATGCAAAGGCTGAAATGACTTTAAAAAATATTGAAGAAAAAATTCAGGAGTTTTATTTAGGCTTTATTCCACAGATTTTATCTATAACGGAGAACGGAATGTCGGCTTATTATATTATGTATTTTGAAGCTTTTACCCTCCTTCCCCACTTTAAAGAAGAAATAAAAAAGTTTTATACTCACCTTGAATATCTGCTGACCCATGCAAAAGATAATATTGAGAAATCAAAAAAAATAGCCACTCAGATTATTGCAAAATATGAAGGGATACTGTTTTTATTAGCAATTAATCCTGCAACAAATATCCAAACACTTTTAAAACAAATTAAATAA
- a CDS encoding DUF885 domain-containing protein, which translates to MIKHTIALLSTVIISCLSAQQKNTKLHQIFDQYYKESNILSPLRATFNGIDGYNDQLPADDENQLKKNHDFYVKYIHLLKPFENQDLNKEDRISLAILENNLQIVLKTEKYHQEYMPINQMGGIPTYMAMLGSGSSAQPFKTVKDYDNWMKRCQAFSRWTDVAIQNMQKGIKAGVVLPKSLVVKIIPQLQNLAKNNDQSSFYEPIKNFPKDFTKEEQNLLSKDFKEVLAKNIFPSLQKLADFFQNEYLPKARSSSGINVLPHGKEMYKDYIFSMVTIDKDPEEVYQLGLSEVARITAEMEKIKKSIGFKGSLSELFEFMKTDKQFMPFKTDKEVLEAYQNVYDKIKPNLSKYFGITPKTPFEIRKTEEFRAASASPQYFPGSLSSNRPGIFYAPILDPTKINITNMDMESVFLHEAIPGHHYQISIQYENTSVPEFRQKYMNGAFVEGWALYTESLGKELGVYTNPYHQLGALGTEMHRAIRLVVDSGLHTGKMTREDAIKYMMNNEPVSEQFATAEIERYMANPAQALSYKIGELKIRELRDKYKAQLGSKFNIKDFHDTILKGGAMPLTVFENYMDAWAKSIR; encoded by the coding sequence ATGATAAAGCATACAATTGCTTTGCTCAGTACAGTTATTATATCCTGCCTGAGTGCACAGCAAAAGAATACAAAATTACACCAGATTTTTGACCAGTATTATAAAGAGTCAAACATATTGAGTCCACTAAGAGCAACCTTTAACGGTATTGATGGTTATAACGATCAGCTTCCTGCTGATGATGAAAATCAACTCAAAAAAAACCATGACTTTTATGTAAAATATATCCATCTTCTGAAACCTTTTGAAAATCAGGATTTGAATAAAGAAGACCGTATTTCACTAGCCATTTTAGAGAATAATCTGCAAATTGTTCTGAAAACAGAAAAGTATCATCAGGAGTATATGCCTATCAATCAGATGGGAGGTATTCCTACTTACATGGCAATGTTGGGTTCCGGTAGTTCAGCCCAGCCTTTCAAAACGGTAAAGGATTATGATAATTGGATGAAACGCTGCCAGGCTTTTTCAAGATGGACAGATGTTGCTATACAAAATATGCAAAAAGGGATCAAAGCAGGTGTTGTTTTACCCAAATCTTTAGTGGTAAAAATCATCCCGCAACTACAGAACCTGGCAAAAAATAATGATCAGTCTTCTTTCTATGAACCGATAAAGAATTTTCCCAAAGATTTTACAAAAGAAGAACAGAACCTTTTGAGTAAAGACTTTAAAGAGGTTCTGGCGAAAAATATTTTCCCTTCCTTACAGAAACTTGCAGATTTTTTCCAGAATGAATATCTACCGAAAGCCCGCTCATCTTCAGGGATCAATGTTTTACCCCATGGAAAGGAAATGTATAAAGACTATATCTTTTCCATGGTGACCATTGATAAAGACCCGGAAGAAGTATACCAGTTAGGCTTATCTGAAGTGGCAAGAATTACAGCAGAAATGGAAAAAATTAAAAAATCTATCGGTTTCAAAGGTTCACTTTCTGAGTTATTTGAATTTATGAAAACCGATAAACAGTTCATGCCTTTTAAAACCGATAAAGAAGTATTAGAGGCTTATCAGAATGTGTATGATAAAATAAAACCTAATTTGTCGAAGTATTTTGGAATTACACCAAAAACACCTTTTGAAATCCGTAAAACAGAAGAATTTAGAGCGGCTTCAGCATCACCACAGTATTTTCCGGGAAGTCTTTCCTCCAATCGTCCCGGTATTTTTTATGCCCCTATTTTAGATCCAACAAAAATCAACATTACCAATATGGATATGGAAAGTGTTTTTTTACACGAAGCCATTCCGGGTCATCATTATCAGATAAGCATTCAGTATGAAAATACCTCTGTTCCTGAATTTCGACAGAAATATATGAATGGGGCATTTGTAGAGGGCTGGGCATTATATACGGAATCCTTGGGAAAAGAGCTTGGAGTTTATACCAATCCTTATCATCAGTTGGGTGCTTTGGGCACAGAAATGCACCGTGCAATCCGTCTGGTAGTAGATTCCGGATTGCACACTGGGAAAATGACACGTGAAGATGCCATTAAATATATGATGAATAACGAACCTGTTTCCGAACAGTTTGCCACTGCTGAAATAGAGCGATATATGGCTAATCCTGCCCAGGCGCTTTCCTATAAGATAGGAGAATTGAAAATAAGAGAACTACGGGATAAATACAAAGCACAATTAGGGTCCAAATTTAATATCAAGGATTTCCATGATACTATTTTGAAAGGTGGAGCAATGCCTCTCACTGTTTTTGAAAATTATATGGATGCCTGGGCAAAAAGTATCAGATAA
- a CDS encoding T9SS type A sorting domain-containing protein — protein sequence MKKLYFILLIFFMAKIDAQPVISATHAVQPGPLTYYAVDFTQLGSLTPGSSGANVSWDFSQYASAITTTQTRYDCPAGNANCSDFNQANKIIASIASGGAESYSYFKYANNELSTLGTKSINNGVTTYYTYTDPSLELKFPITYLQSFTDSWAGHSTPASVTETGTNTVTVDAYGTLKTALGTFPNTLRVKIEKNITSNTVGGPIAHVNFVGYTWISSDYVGALLTIGFSETSMAGLPTIYGRALSYGKNTLTLGTVDITDHRRKVDIYPNPSSDYVNIKNGDKVVKIEMNDAEGRKIATFKKADKIDISAFPSGIYFFTITFSDGKTETRKITRK from the coding sequence ATGAAAAAGTTATATTTCATCCTTTTAATTTTTTTTATGGCAAAAATAGATGCACAACCGGTTATTTCAGCTACCCATGCTGTACAGCCAGGCCCTCTTACCTATTATGCAGTAGATTTCACGCAGTTGGGTAGTTTAACTCCTGGATCATCTGGTGCTAATGTCTCATGGGACTTTTCTCAGTATGCATCTGCTATTACAACTACACAGACAAGATATGACTGTCCGGCCGGTAATGCCAATTGCTCTGACTTCAATCAGGCTAACAAAATTATTGCATCTATTGCATCAGGAGGAGCGGAAAGTTACTCCTATTTCAAGTATGCTAATAATGAGCTTTCGACTCTTGGAACGAAATCCATAAATAATGGAGTAACAACTTATTATACCTATACCGATCCATCACTGGAACTAAAATTCCCTATTACGTATTTACAATCCTTTACTGATTCTTGGGCAGGTCATAGTACCCCGGCCTCGGTGACAGAAACGGGAACAAATACCGTTACTGTAGATGCTTATGGAACACTCAAAACAGCTTTAGGAACATTTCCCAATACATTGAGAGTGAAAATCGAAAAAAATATAACCAGTAATACAGTAGGTGGACCAATAGCACATGTAAACTTCGTTGGGTATACCTGGATTTCATCAGATTATGTAGGAGCTTTATTAACCATTGGTTTTTCAGAGACTTCTATGGCGGGGCTTCCTACGATTTATGGTCGTGCACTTAGTTACGGGAAAAATACACTTACATTAGGCACTGTAGATATTACAGACCATAGGAGGAAGGTTGATATTTATCCTAACCCTAGCTCAGATTATGTGAATATAAAAAATGGAGATAAAGTAGTAAAAATAGAAATGAACGATGCAGAAGGGAGAAAGATTGCAACGTTTAAAAAAGCCGATAAAATAGATATTTCAGCATTTCCTTCCGGAATCTATTTTTTTACCATTACATTTAGTGACGGAAAAACCGAGACGAGAAAAATTACCAGAAAATAG
- a CDS encoding glyceraldehyde-3-phosphate dehydrogenase has protein sequence MKEKIVQITHSTGKYTLDVAPGRLNEMQEQIDRCLNNEQAAIVIRNDNGEQFIYPSVLLKNSFIAIVDKVTD, from the coding sequence ATGAAAGAAAAAATTGTTCAAATTACCCATTCTACAGGAAAATACACATTGGATGTAGCCCCTGGCAGGCTTAATGAAATGCAGGAACAAATTGACAGATGCTTAAACAATGAACAGGCAGCCATAGTTATTAGAAATGATAATGGAGAACAGTTTATTTATCCCTCTGTGCTTTTGAAAAATAGTTTTATTGCAATAGTTGATAAAGTTACCGATTAA
- a CDS encoding AraC family transcriptional regulator: MEDFKIEPFLHSENSLHFITTKEVSDLLLTRPNQLFQPHKILFNCIHLFCEGEGTITIDFKTIPIKEKHILFVSPNQICQFNTPVNYKSRIMIFTEDFLCQNTTQTQFYSETSLFNDPLNIRYFNLEDRFEEVLALFDYIKNELARPYRDIQSTILNNYLFNILLISEEISINSKINLDFCGDKLLVAKFKSLVNKNLNQHLSIDYYCEELNITIRTLQKAFLKVEKDTPKQWLINRMILEIKRNLMYNKLNVSEISYNLGFKELTNFTKFFKSKTGLTPTQFRKSIEI, from the coding sequence ATGGAGGATTTTAAAATTGAACCTTTTTTACATAGTGAGAATAGTCTTCATTTTATTACAACAAAAGAGGTTTCTGATCTTTTATTAACCAGACCTAATCAACTTTTTCAACCGCATAAAATATTATTTAACTGTATTCATCTTTTTTGTGAAGGTGAAGGAACAATTACAATTGATTTTAAAACAATACCTATTAAAGAGAAACACATTTTATTTGTTTCTCCGAACCAAATCTGCCAGTTTAATACTCCTGTTAATTATAAAAGTAGGATAATGATTTTTACTGAAGATTTTCTTTGCCAGAACACTACTCAAACGCAATTTTATAGTGAAACCAGTTTGTTTAATGACCCCTTGAACATACGGTATTTCAATCTGGAAGATCGATTTGAAGAAGTATTAGCTTTATTTGACTATATAAAAAATGAATTGGCCAGACCATACAGAGATATACAGAGCACTATATTAAATAACTATTTGTTTAATATCCTTCTGATTTCGGAAGAGATTTCCATTAATTCTAAAATTAATCTGGACTTTTGCGGAGATAAACTTCTAGTGGCCAAGTTTAAATCGCTGGTAAATAAAAATCTAAATCAACATTTAAGTATTGACTACTATTGCGAAGAATTGAATATAACTATTCGTACCCTTCAGAAAGCTTTTCTTAAAGTTGAAAAAGATACCCCTAAACAATGGTTAATTAACAGAATGATTTTAGAGATTAAAAGAAACCTGATGTATAATAAATTAAATGTCAGTGAGATTTCTTATAACTTGGGGTTTAAGGAACTTACCAATTTTACTAAATTTTTTAAGTCAAAAACAGGATTAACTCCAACACAATTTAGGAAGTCCATAGAAATATAG